Genomic window (Chryseobacterium bernardetii):
AGGGATTACAGCTGCATCAGGAAATCATAGATCAGGGGCTGCTAAGGATAGAAGGGTTTGAAGATTTTAAAATGAATCCTAATGCCGAATTTTTCAAAAAAATAAAGGAGGTCTGCCTGTTTAACCAAAGCAGTGAAATGAATTTTATCTATGCCATTGCCCATAAAGAAAAAAAGTATCTTGACATTGTAAAAAATACAGTATCTTTAGCAGCAGTCCCTTACGAGCTGGAATTAGGACCTTTTGTAAAGGTTTTGCAGGAATCTCTAGGGCTGGTTGCTTTCCTTTGTGATGTAGATTCTGAATATGAGCTTACTGACAGCCTTTTTGAATATAGAGGACCAGTAATAATTTCAGATGTTTACAATAGCAATTATACTAACAAATTGATTGAAATACAGGATGGTAGCGGAACAAAGGAATGGGAAGGACGAAAACAAAGTAAAGTATTGGAATCTGGGATGGACAAAGATAAATTGTCTAAATTTAGTGCTTTAGAGAGTTTTATGGAGCTCCAGACAACATTGACAGAAGAAATAAAAAAGAAATAATATGAGATACCCGATTTTAACTTTATTTTTATTAATAATATTATATTCTTGCAAAAATACCGATGTAAAGGTAATACATGATGATTTAGTTGTCTTAAATCCTGATATTAATGAGATAAAGAAAGGGTATTATAAGTATTCTACATTCAATCCCTCTTATCCAGATTATTATCTTTATTCTCCTATAGGACCTAGTAGAAAAGAAAAAGGTAAAGCAAAGTCTCTAATACCAGAATTTGATCATTTTGATTATCGTATTTTTTATAAGTATATCAAAAATAATTTCAATGGACAATACGAAGCTTATTTAGTAAATAATAATACTATACTATATAGAGACTATGTAGAAATATATAAGGATGAAAAAGAAAGGAAGTTCAAAGCACTACAGGATTTTGAGAATTATTTTAAACAAAAAAAAATTAGTTTTAAGGTTCATAAACAAAAATATTTTGAAGACGACGGTGGAACAAGATTTGTTTTTTTATTAAAAAAGAATGACCTGAAAACAGATTCCGTATATTTCTCTGTTTTCTTGACAAAAGAAAAGATGGAAGCCTCACTCTTCTACAACATTAAAGATACTATCAATGCTTTTCCGTGGATTTCAACAACACCTTATCGTGGACAAAAAATTGAAGATTAAGATATTTCCCTGAAGCTAAGCTTTGGGGGTTTTTATGAAATTTAAACAGAACTTATTGAATACTTAAGTCAGAACAGATAAAGATAAATTTTCTAAATTTAATGCTTTGCCTGATTTTTAGAAGTTCAAACAGTTCTTTCATCTGAAATTAACGCTGAAGTCGTCTTGACTTTTGAAAATATAAGAGGTTATAGAAATTTGTGTTGCAAAATATAAAACCTCCACTCATCGCCCCATTATATGTACAAAGTACTAAGAAAAGATACAATAGAAATGGAAATAGTACCTTATCTACCAACTCCTAAAAGAGTATTACAACAAAGATTCCTTTATATGAAATAGTTAATTGTATTTGTATAAGTTGAAAACTGGGATTGAGTGGCATTTGCTGCCTATATTAACCTGATTTTGGGTTGATTTACTTATACAAGTGATTTGTAATCATTAGCTTATGTTTAAGCACATAAATTTTATAGTATAAGGAATATAACCAATATACATAATATAGGTAATATGTGTAATTTGTATAATATTTTTAATGTTATCTTAGATATGTGTAATTTTTGATAAAAAATATGGGGATTTTGTATTTTTTTAATATGTTTGCATAAAATAAAATCCGTCAAGTATTCGACCACCGACGGATTATATTTTCGATTTCAATATATGGAAAAAGAACTTTCTTTTATCCCCTATACCGTATTTTTATTTAGCAAATATAAAATTTATTACTGAATAAAAAAATTGTGATAGTGAATTTTTAATATTTTTAATCATGTAACATTCAAAAGTGTATAGGAGGCAAGTAAAGCTAGTTTTTTCCGATATAAAATTTGTATTAATCTTAAAATTATATTTATTATGGAACAAAAACTTAGTGAGCTTCACAAACAACTGGAAAAATATATTGATGAAAATATTTTTTCAGATAATTTAAAGAAAAAACTTATATATCAGTTTAAGCGGCTTTCCCATTTCATGGAAATGAAACTTATTGTTGTTTATGATAAGAATGTAGGTGAAGAATATTTAAAATTTCGCGATATTCCAGGAAATAGTAGATCTAATAAAAAAGACAATTTTCGATATGATGCACGTTACATAGGTTTATTGAATGGAATGCTTGAAGGAAAATGGATAATAAAAAAGAAAACACAAAATTTTGAAACTCTATTTCCAGATAATTCTTTAGGCTTTTATGTAAAGAACTTTCTAATTTCATATGTAAATGAAAGACGCCTGTCATCAACTACCAAACGCTATTACTATGGCTCACTTCAAAAATTTTGTGAAAAAGCATTAGAAGATAAAATATATAGACCTGAAGACATTACATCTGAATATATTTTACAGTTTATGTCTTTACAGAGTTATAAAGATCATCCAGCAACTGTATTGAGATCGCTCCTTTCAGATTTATACTCAAAAAAAATAATAAATTTTCGTACAGCAAATATTCTTGCAAATTATAAAGCAAGATCTGGCCGTAAATTACCATCATACTATACTCTTGACGAAATTGTCTGTATTGAAAAATCTGTGGATAGAAAATATGCTATAGGAAAAAGGGATTATGCAATGATTCTTTTAGCAACACGTCTAGGTTTAAGATCTTCAGATATAAGATTACTACAATTCTCAAATATTAATTGGGAGACTAATTTGATTTTAATGGAGCAATTTAAAACAAAAAAAATGATTGAGCTGCCGTTATTAACTGATGTTGGAGAGGCTATCATAGATTATATAAGGCATAGTCGACCTAAATCTATTTCAAAATACATTTTTTTAAGGGCAAGTGCGCCTTATCTGCCATTAGGAGGAACAGCTTTGAATGCAATATTCAAGAAATATTTTATAAAATCTAATGTTGAATTTGCAAAGAAACGTCATGGTCCACATTCCATGCGCCATAGTTTGGCAACCAATTTACTGAAAAATGGGACAGCGTTACCTATTATCTCAGAAGCATTAGGACATTGTAATACAGCTAGCACCATGCCTTACGTTCATCTTGATTCGCAAGAGTTACTAAAATGTTCATTGGATGTACCAATGGTTTGCAATAATTTTTACATACAAAAAGGAAAAGGGTTATTATGATACATAGAAAAAAAGAGTTTATTTATGAGAGTGAGTTCGCACCATATATAAACAGTTTTCTTTTAGAGAAGGAGCGGAAAGGACAATTAAAATCTGATATGTTAAAAAATTTCATGCTAGAATTTGATCGTTTTTTTCAAGAATATAATATTACAGATCTACAAATTACTGAAGATGTTATCTTGCTATGGAAAAGCACAAGAATTAATGATAATGATAGGAATTTGTACCATAAATATATTGCCTGGAAACACTTTTGTTCATATTTGTGCAGTTTAGAAATAGGAAGTTATATACCTAGAATTCCTAAGGCTGGCCGCCAAAATAACTATATACCCTATATATTTACTGCTGAAGAAATCAAACTGATTTTTGAAACTGTGGATAAACTAAGGATATCGAAAAATAGAAACATCACTCCTATGTTTGCAATGCCTGCTCTATGTAGATTGCTTTATAGTACAGGAATGCGTATTAGCGAGGCTTTATCTCTTAAAAATGAAGATTTGGATTTCAATAAAAGAATAATTCATATTAACAAAACCAAGAATGAACAACAAAGATTGGCAGTTATGACTGACTCTTTGTTTGCTGTTTTACAAGAATACAAAAACTTTAAAGAGCTTATTCCTGTAAATAAGATAAATTCCAACGAAAAATATTTTTTTGTGACACAATTGGGAAAACCATGTCACAAAACTAATGTCCGATTTTGGTTTCAAAAAGTTCTTTATTGTGCAGACATACCAAGGCATACTTATGTTAATCGGCCTAGAATTCACGATTTAAGACATACTGCTGCTGTCCATGGTTTTCAGAAGTTAATAAGCCAAGGAATGGGTATACATTGTAGTCTTCCTCTGATTTCAATATTTCTTGGACATAAACATATTAAATCGACAGAGCAATATGTTAGATGGACAAGTCAAATGTTTCCCGATTTAATAGAAAAACAAAAGATCATGTCTTTTGTTTTTCCAGAAATGAAATTTATTAAAAAAAATGATTATGACGGATTTTGGTAAACATTTAGAAAAATTCTTTATAAAGTACCTTGTTGGAGAGTACGGTGCATCTAAACATACTATAAGAGCATATAGAGATAGTTTTGGGATGCTACTAGCTTTTATGAAAGAGGCTAAGTCAATTAATGCGGATACATTACAATTAAAGCATCTTAATAGAGACGTTATATTGGATTTTTTACTTTGGCTTGAAACAAGACATAAAAATAATATATCTACAAGAAATCAAAGATATGCAGCCATTAGATCATTTTGTAAATACTTACAATATGAAGAACCCACACGAATATCCGAGTGGCAGAATATACGCTCTATAAGACTAAAAAGAGGTATTACTAAAACGATTAACTATTTATCAATTGATGCTATTAAATTACTTCTGGAACAAATTTCCACCAATAACCATAATTCAAGCAGAGACTTGGCAATGATAGCTTTATTATATGATAGCGGTGCACGCGTTCAGGAATTGATAGATCTATCTCCTTCTTGCTTAAGATTGGAAAAACCATACACCATTCGTTTATTAGGAAAAGGAAATAAAGAACGCTTTGTAATATTACAAGAGGAGCAGGTACAGCTTTTGAAGCAATATATTTTGGATTATGGTCTTAATAGACGAGAGAAGGAAATGGGACCTTTGTTTTTTAACAGAATAGGTGAAAAGCTTACTACTGCAGGAGTTACATATATTTTAAAGAAGTATGCAAATCAAGCCAGGCTAATTAATAAAGAAATTATACCATCTGTTATAAGCCCACATATTTTAAGGCATTCTAAAGCTATGCACCTTCTTCAGGCCGGGATAGATTTAATTACAATCCGGGACTTTCTTGGGCATTCAAGTATACAAACAACAGAAATATATGCTCGAGCAGATTCAAAACAAAAACGCGAGGCGTTAGAAGCTGTATATGTTGATGTATTACCTCAAAATAGTTATAATGGAAGATCCTGGGAGAACAACTCTTATTTAAAGGAATTTTTAAAAGGTTTAGGATAATTTTTTTGTTAAAATCAAAAGCTAAAGACAGAGTTTATATCATAATGTATTGATTGTTAGTTAATTTAGTTTTTAGCTTTTGATTATATTTAAGTTTTGATAACTGAGTTTATCAAAAGCTTCTGATTATATTGATGAGCTTTTTCTCGATCTAACAGGGTTTAAATATATTGATATCCATGAATATTGTTCTAAAATCAAAACAGAAATCTGGGAGAAGGAAAATATTCCTGTAAGTATAGGCATTGCTCCCAGCAAGACTTTATGTAAGGTAGCCAACAGGATTGTAAAGGATTTTCCGGAGAAATTTAATGGAGTTTATATTATGGATACCCCTGAAAAGATAGAAAAAGCACTGAAATGGCTGAATATAGGAGACGTTTGGGGAATAGGGAGAAAACTGGCAGCTAAAATGAATGACAACGGTGTTTATAAAGCCTGGGACCTTCTTCAGAAACCTGAAATGTGGGTTCGAAAAGTAATGGGAATTCATGGCGTGAGGATGATTAATGAATTAAAAGGGATCCGTCAGCTTGAACTGGATGCTCCGTCTCCGAAAAAATCAATTGCTGTTACCCGAAGTTTTATGGAAATGCTTACTGATAAAGAAGCCGTAAGAGAACGGGTAGAAACTTTTGGAATGTACTGCTCGGAAAGATTACGCCGGCAGAATACCTGCTGTAAAATGATAACAGTCTTTGTGCAGACCAACCGATTCAGAAAGGATCTTCCTGAATATAGAAATGCAATGACACAAATTCTTCCCAATCCAACCAATTCATCCATATTGATTGGAAGAGTGGTTAATGAACTTTTTGAAGCCGTTTACAGGGACGGGTTTCATTATAAAAGGGCAGGCGTAATGGTAAATGACTTTGTGCCGGAAGACCAAAGACAGATCAGCCTTTTTGAAGAAGATATACAAAACCAGCATCTTCCTGTAATGAAGGCAATGGATGCCATGAACAGGAAATTCGGGAAAGATAAGGTCCGTTTGGGAAGCATGAGTGGTGAAAATACATTTGGCCGTGCTCAATTATCTCCGGAATATGAGGCGTTCCTTAAAAAGAATACGTTGCCTGAAGCTAATTTCAGGTTTCATTAAAAGAGGTATATTCTTTTTTTACTTCCGTTCATACTTCCAGTTTCTCCCTTTTCCTTCTGCAATCCATTCTAAAGCCTGGGTCATTCTTTTGTTTCTGGTAGCTTCGGTTTTAGCTTCAGTAATCCATGTGATGTATTCCTTTCTAAATGACGGGGACGATTTTTCAAAAACTTCTAATGCTCCTGGCTGTTGCTGTAATGCAGCAAAAAAATAATCAGGAATGTCCATTTCTGTTTTGGATGGAGCTGCTTTTTTCATGGTAACCCCCATATCTGTAAGTTCCATGGCTTCTTTAATAGCTTTTTTTAGCTGAGGTTTTGAAGGAAGATCTTCAATCTTTGTTATTTTTCCCAGGCTGAACATAGAGTTTTTCTCAATATCCTGTGTGAGTTCCTGCATGGTTTTCATTTCCTTTTCCAGCCAGAATCCGAATGTGCAGTGCTGTTTGAAAGAGGCCATAGCACAAAGGTTTTTACCTTTGTAGATAAAATGCGGAAAACTCCATTTTATGGTTTCTTCGGCATCAGGACAGTATTCATGAACAATTTCCCGAATGTAACTAAGAATAGGTTTAGCAAAATCCTGGGACTTTTCAATATAGGTATCTATTTTTGAGCTGTATTTTTCCATATTTTTATTGAAATAGTTGTACGGTTTCATTCACAAGGAATTTCACCTGGTCTGGCCTTCCTCTGTCATTTTTAGGGTTGTTGGCATAGCTTCCAGTTTTTACGATCACCATATCGTAGTCCGGAATCATAATGATATACTGCCCCTGAAGTCCAAGGAAATAATAATGTTTAACAGGATTGTCATAATTAATCCAAAGCCCCATTCCATAAATATTGTCAGACTTTTCTGTAGGGGTTCTCATTTGCTTGATAAAATCTGCATTAAGGATTTGCTGGTCTCCCACTTTACCGTCATTTAGGAAAAGAAGTCCCAGTTTGGCAAAATCTCTGGTGTTGGAATGAATGCAGCAATATGCTTTTTCCATTCCATAATCATCTGTACTCCATTTGGCATTCTGTTCCATTCCTAAAGGGACCCAGAATTTTTCAGAAAGATAGCTTGCCAGAGGCTTCTTCAATGCTTTTTTTAAGGCAAAACCAAGTAACTGTGTTGTTCCGCTTTGATATTCGAACCTAGTTCCCGGCTGTTCTTTAAACTTCCTGGAAAATATAGCTTTTACAAGATTTTTCCCATAATAGGCTCTGGCATTGGGCAGAAAAGGATTATTATAATTTTCATCCCATTCAAGGCCGGACTCCATCTGAGCCAGATTTTTAAGAGTGACTTCGCTTCCGAAAGTTTTTTCTTTAAATTCAGTATAAAAATCCGAAAGTTTTTCATCAATATTGCTGATAAGTCCCTCTTCCAGCGCTTTTCCCAAAAGCATAACAGTAACAGCTTTAGCCATAGAAAAAGAATTGGTTGGTGAAAGCTGATTATAGCCGTCCCAATATTGTTCATGAAGAATCTTACCATTCTTTATCACTATAAAAGATGCCGTTTTAGACTGCTTTAAGTCGTCAACTAAAACTTTAGGTAGCTCTTTTTTATTATATTCAGGATGTTCTTCCCATTGTTTGGATGATCCTGCTGCAATAGGATTACCGGGAAAAAGGTTTCCATCATCAATATGGGCACTTGATCTTCCTTTAAGATAGGTTTTGGAAATTCCACTGAATAAATAATCATATCCCAAAAAGTAAGCTGTGGCTGCTCCTACTGCCGCACCGCCTATCATGTACTTTAGTATTCTCATTGTGTGTGAATCGGTCTTAACAAATTTAAAATAATTTGGGTGAAAAAATAAAAATGAATCATCAAATACATTATTTTTGTTTAATTGATGAAAAACATGATCAGAAAACTTATTGCATTGATAGGCTTCCTGCTTTCGGCAGCAGGAATTTCCCAGAACTATAAACCGATAGATACTGCGGATTATCTTCAACGGAAAGAATTTTTAAAAAACTTTGCAGTTCATAATGAAAGCCTGATCAAAGGGCTGAAGTTGCAGTATTCAGGAAGAACAGGTTCTGAAATGTCTAAAATTTATAAAGAATTCGGAACTGATTTTGAAAACCAGGTGAAGAATAAAGACTTTGTTTTTAAATCTGACTTTGATGCCGTTATCAAATCTTTAGTAGAACGTCTCAGAAAGAATAATCCAAAAATTCCTCAGGATCTTAAAATTCTAATCGCAAGAGACAATACTCCTAATGCTTACTGCCTTGCAGATGGAACTTTTGTTATCAATATGGGGCTGTATAACTGGATGGATAATGAAGCTCAGGTAGCTGGGGTAATTTCTCATGAGTTAGGACACAAGATAGAGGATCATACCCTGAAATCTGTTCTGAATACTGTAGAACAGAATGAATTAGATAAATCTACAGTACAAAATATCAAGGAAACAACAGATCAGCGCAGTTTGGGACGCAATGAAAAAGCATTTGATGTTCTTAAAAACAGAATTTATAAAAAAGGAATGGAGAAGAGGAAACTTGAAATGCAGGCAGATTATCTGGGATATGTCATTTTTAAAAACAGCGATTTTAAGAAAAATGAATTCATTAACGGATTACAAAAGCTTCAGACATTTGATACCATTTCTCCCAGAGAACTTAAAATAGAAACTTATAAAAAGCTGTTTGACCTTCCTAAACAGGCTTTCAAGGAAAAATGGATGAAGAAAGAAGACTTTTCACTCTACAATTATAATTTTTATAAAGAAAAACTGAATAAAGATTCTTTAGCATCGCATCCTGAAATGACTAAAAGAATAGAGATGCTTAAAAAAACTTTTCCTGAACTGAACACTTCCGTAGATCCGGAGAAACCCTCAGAAGCATATCTTGCACTGAAAAAAACAGCAAGGATGGAAATTCTACCTAATTATTTCCACTCTGAAGATTACGGATTAGGTATTTATGTAGCGATGCAGTTTCTACAGGATGGAGAAGAGGAAAAATATTATAAAAGCTGGCTTGGCAAATGCTTTTCAAAAATTTATGAAGCCCGGAAGAATTATAATCTGAACCGCTACCTGGATAGGGTAGAACCTAAAAACCAGAGTGAGAGTTACCAGCAATTCCTGAATTTTATGTGGAACCTAAGTCTGGAGGAGATCAAAAATATTTCAGACTATTACCAGGATACCGGGGCTACCACAACATAAAATAACAGTACAGGTAAAGTGAAACCTGCGAGATTAATGAGGTTTAAAATCCTTTGGATTCTGTAAAAAAGCTATCTCAATATTTGAGATAGCTTTTTTACGACCAATGCAGGAATAAAGACCTGTATTAATTAATAGTTCAGTTTTTCCAGACGAATCTTATTGTATTTATCTTTATTGTTGTATTCGCGAAGAAGAATATAGCCTTCTTTGGCCACATAAGGCATTACCTGATAGTTGTCTTTTTCGGAAATAGGAATAATTTC
Coding sequences:
- a CDS encoding site-specific integrase, yielding MEQKLSELHKQLEKYIDENIFSDNLKKKLIYQFKRLSHFMEMKLIVVYDKNVGEEYLKFRDIPGNSRSNKKDNFRYDARYIGLLNGMLEGKWIIKKKTQNFETLFPDNSLGFYVKNFLISYVNERRLSSTTKRYYYGSLQKFCEKALEDKIYRPEDITSEYILQFMSLQSYKDHPATVLRSLLSDLYSKKIINFRTANILANYKARSGRKLPSYYTLDEIVCIEKSVDRKYAIGKRDYAMILLATRLGLRSSDIRLLQFSNINWETNLILMEQFKTKKMIELPLLTDVGEAIIDYIRHSRPKSISKYIFLRASAPYLPLGGTALNAIFKKYFIKSNVEFAKKRHGPHSMRHSLATNLLKNGTALPIISEALGHCNTASTMPYVHLDSQELLKCSLDVPMVCNNFYIQKGKGLL
- a CDS encoding tyrosine-type recombinase/integrase, which translates into the protein MIHRKKEFIYESEFAPYINSFLLEKERKGQLKSDMLKNFMLEFDRFFQEYNITDLQITEDVILLWKSTRINDNDRNLYHKYIAWKHFCSYLCSLEIGSYIPRIPKAGRQNNYIPYIFTAEEIKLIFETVDKLRISKNRNITPMFAMPALCRLLYSTGMRISEALSLKNEDLDFNKRIIHINKTKNEQQRLAVMTDSLFAVLQEYKNFKELIPVNKINSNEKYFFVTQLGKPCHKTNVRFWFQKVLYCADIPRHTYVNRPRIHDLRHTAAVHGFQKLISQGMGIHCSLPLISIFLGHKHIKSTEQYVRWTSQMFPDLIEKQKIMSFVFPEMKFIKKNDYDGFW
- a CDS encoding tyrosine-type recombinase/integrase — translated: MTDFGKHLEKFFIKYLVGEYGASKHTIRAYRDSFGMLLAFMKEAKSINADTLQLKHLNRDVILDFLLWLETRHKNNISTRNQRYAAIRSFCKYLQYEEPTRISEWQNIRSIRLKRGITKTINYLSIDAIKLLLEQISTNNHNSSRDLAMIALLYDSGARVQELIDLSPSCLRLEKPYTIRLLGKGNKERFVILQEEQVQLLKQYILDYGLNRREKEMGPLFFNRIGEKLTTAGVTYILKKYANQARLINKEIIPSVISPHILRHSKAMHLLQAGIDLITIRDFLGHSSIQTTEIYARADSKQKREALEAVYVDVLPQNSYNGRSWENNSYLKEFLKGLG
- a CDS encoding DinB/UmuC family translesion DNA polymerase, with the translated sequence MDTPEKIEKALKWLNIGDVWGIGRKLAAKMNDNGVYKAWDLLQKPEMWVRKVMGIHGVRMINELKGIRQLELDAPSPKKSIAVTRSFMEMLTDKEAVRERVETFGMYCSERLRRQNTCCKMITVFVQTNRFRKDLPEYRNAMTQILPNPTNSSILIGRVVNELFEAVYRDGFHYKRAGVMVNDFVPEDQRQISLFEEDIQNQHLPVMKAMDAMNRKFGKDKVRLGSMSGENTFGRAQLSPEYEAFLKKNTLPEANFRFH
- a CDS encoding YdeI/OmpD-associated family protein: MEKYSSKIDTYIEKSQDFAKPILSYIREIVHEYCPDAEETIKWSFPHFIYKGKNLCAMASFKQHCTFGFWLEKEMKTMQELTQDIEKNSMFSLGKITKIEDLPSKPQLKKAIKEAMELTDMGVTMKKAAPSKTEMDIPDYFFAALQQQPGALEVFEKSSPSFRKEYITWITEAKTEATRNKRMTQALEWIAEGKGRNWKYERK
- a CDS encoding serine hydrolase domain-containing protein, whose amino-acid sequence is MRILKYMIGGAAVGAATAYFLGYDYLFSGISKTYLKGRSSAHIDDGNLFPGNPIAAGSSKQWEEHPEYNKKELPKVLVDDLKQSKTASFIVIKNGKILHEQYWDGYNQLSPTNSFSMAKAVTVMLLGKALEEGLISNIDEKLSDFYTEFKEKTFGSEVTLKNLAQMESGLEWDENYNNPFLPNARAYYGKNLVKAIFSRKFKEQPGTRFEYQSGTTQLLGFALKKALKKPLASYLSEKFWVPLGMEQNAKWSTDDYGMEKAYCCIHSNTRDFAKLGLLFLNDGKVGDQQILNADFIKQMRTPTEKSDNIYGMGLWINYDNPVKHYYFLGLQGQYIIMIPDYDMVIVKTGSYANNPKNDRGRPDQVKFLVNETVQLFQ
- a CDS encoding M48 family metalloprotease, with translation MIRKLIALIGFLLSAAGISQNYKPIDTADYLQRKEFLKNFAVHNESLIKGLKLQYSGRTGSEMSKIYKEFGTDFENQVKNKDFVFKSDFDAVIKSLVERLRKNNPKIPQDLKILIARDNTPNAYCLADGTFVINMGLYNWMDNEAQVAGVISHELGHKIEDHTLKSVLNTVEQNELDKSTVQNIKETTDQRSLGRNEKAFDVLKNRIYKKGMEKRKLEMQADYLGYVIFKNSDFKKNEFINGLQKLQTFDTISPRELKIETYKKLFDLPKQAFKEKWMKKEDFSLYNYNFYKEKLNKDSLASHPEMTKRIEMLKKTFPELNTSVDPEKPSEAYLALKKTARMEILPNYFHSEDYGLGIYVAMQFLQDGEEEKYYKSWLGKCFSKIYEARKNYNLNRYLDRVEPKNQSESYQQFLNFMWNLSLEEIKNISDYYQDTGATTT